One region of Pan paniscus chromosome 5, NHGRI_mPanPan1-v2.0_pri, whole genome shotgun sequence genomic DNA includes:
- the LOC129398008 gene encoding nucleoside diphosphate kinase 7-like, whose product MNHSERFVFIAEWYDPNASLLRRYELLFYPGDGSVEMHDVKNHRTFLKRTKYDNLHLEDLFIGNKVNVFSRQLVLIDYGDQYTARQLGSRKEKTLALIKPDAISKAGEIIEIINKAGFTITKLKMMMLSRKEALDFHVDHQSRPFFNELIQFITTGPIIAMEILRDDAICEWKRLLGPANSGVARTDASESIRALFGTDGIRNAAHGPDSFASAAREMELFFPSSGGCGPANTAKFNNCTCCIVKPHAVSEGLLGKILMAIRDAGFEISAMQMFNMDRVNVEEFYEVYKGVVTEYHDMVTEMYSGPCVAMEIQQNNATKTFREFCGPADPLESHSVAQCRVQRCNLGSLQTPPPRL is encoded by the coding sequence ATGAATCATAGTGAAAGATTCGTTTTCATTGCAGAGTGGTATGATCCAAATGCTTCACTTCTTCGACGTTATGAGCTTTTATTTTACCCAGGGGATGGATCTGTTGAAATGCATGATGTAAAGAATCATCGCACCTTTTTAAAGCGGACCAAATATGATAACCTGCACTTGGAAGATTTATTTATAGGCAACAAAGTGAATGTCTTTTCTCGACAATTGGTATTAATTGACTATGGTGATCAATATACAGCTCGCCAGCTGGGCAGTAGGAAAGAAAAAACGCTAGCCCTAATTAAACCAGATGCAATATCAAAGGCTggagaaataattgaaataataaacaaaGCTGGATTTACTATAACCAAACTCAAAATGATGATGCTTTCAAGGAAAGAAGCATTGGATTTTCATGTAGATCACCAATCAAGACCCTTTTTCAATGAGCTGATCCAGTTTATTACAACTGGTCCTATTATTGCCATGGAGATTTTAAGAGATGATGCTATATGTGAATGGAAAAGACTGCTGGGACCTGCAAACTCTGGAGTGGCACGCACAGATGCTTCTGAAAGCATTAGAGCCCTCTTTGGAACAGATGGCATAAGAAATGCAGCGCATGGCCCTGATTCTTTTGCTTCTGCGGCCAGAgaaatggagttgttttttccTTCAAGTGGAGGTTGTGGGCCGGCAAACACTGCTAAATTTAATAATTGTACCTGTTGCATTGTTAAACCCCATGCTGTCAGTGAAGGACTGTTGGGAAAGATCCTGATGGCTATCCGAGATGCAGGTTTTGAAATCTCAGCTATGCAGATGTTCAATATGGATCGGGTTAATGTTGAGGAATTCTATGAAGTTTATAAAGGAGTAGTGACCGAATATCATGACATGGTGACAGAAATGTATTCTGGCCCTTGTGTAGCAATGGAGATTCAACAGAATAATGCTACAAAGACATTTCGAGAATTTTGTGGACCTGCTGATcctttggagtctcactctgttgcccagtgtagagtgcagcggtgcaatctcggctcactgcaaactccacctcccaggctctag